A section of the Campylobacter porcelli genome encodes:
- a CDS encoding multicopper oxidase family protein, producing MNRRNFLKLNLLSLAGVGVAYANPHMGHDMMDHDMMGHMGHDMMGHEGHDMDKMPINREIDTSFIQFAQKDLKLLDQKYFPKGEALKALPVLKNESKEKNVFRATIEVKESQIEVIKGKKTKFYTYNGLIPAPKIEVYEGDKVEILVKNTLKEPTTIHWHGLLVPPNQDGNPHDAILAGQERIYHFTIPQDSAGTYWYHPHPHFISSKQVFMGLAGCFVVKAKKDALSHLKEKDLMITDLRLDENAQIPHNTLIDWLNGREGEFVLINGQYQPKIKLASNERIRIYNMSAARYLNLRIQGAKFILVGTDGGLIEKPIFKDEIFLNPASRVEVLIDAAKDGEFKLESGYYDRDKMMVKEEPNTLFLADISFKKEKLQLPKTLRTFKPLEEPKDFKEVIMSEDHMQMNGLMNKNEEELKIALASMFLINGKSFDLNGVDLHSKVGVVEDWIVINKSHMDHPFHIHGTQFELISSKLNGEVKKAEFRALRDTINVRPNEEVRLRMKQDFIGHRMYHCHILEHEDLGMMGNLEVKE from the coding sequence ATGAATAGAAGAAATTTCTTAAAATTAAATCTCTTAAGTTTAGCAGGTGTGGGTGTAGCTTATGCAAATCCTCATATGGGGCATGACATGATGGATCATGACATGATGGGGCATATGGGGCATGACATGATGGGGCATGAAGGGCATGATATGGATAAAATGCCAATAAATAGAGAAATTGATACCTCTTTTATCCAATTTGCCCAAAAAGATTTAAAACTTTTAGACCAAAAATATTTTCCTAAAGGAGAAGCTCTAAAAGCTCTGCCTGTACTCAAAAATGAAAGCAAGGAAAAAAATGTTTTTCGTGCGACAATAGAGGTAAAAGAGAGTCAAATCGAAGTGATTAAGGGCAAAAAAACAAAATTTTATACCTATAATGGCTTAATACCAGCTCCAAAAATAGAGGTTTATGAAGGGGATAAAGTTGAAATTTTAGTTAAAAATACACTCAAAGAACCGACAACCATACATTGGCACGGACTTCTTGTACCGCCTAATCAAGATGGAAATCCACACGATGCTATTTTAGCAGGCCAAGAGAGGATTTATCATTTTACAATACCACAAGACAGTGCTGGTACTTACTGGTATCATCCTCATCCGCATTTTATCTCTTCAAAACAAGTTTTTATGGGCTTAGCTGGATGTTTTGTAGTCAAGGCTAAAAAAGACGCTCTTAGTCATCTTAAAGAAAAAGATCTTATGATTACTGATTTGCGTCTTGATGAAAACGCTCAAATTCCACATAATACTTTAATTGATTGGCTTAATGGTAGAGAAGGTGAGTTTGTGCTTATTAATGGACAATATCAACCTAAAATCAAACTCGCAAGCAATGAACGCATACGCATTTATAATATGAGTGCAGCTAGATACTTAAATTTACGCATACAAGGAGCTAAGTTTATACTTGTTGGAACAGATGGAGGACTAATAGAAAAACCGATTTTTAAAGATGAAATTTTCTTAAATCCTGCTTCACGCGTAGAAGTTTTAATCGATGCGGCAAAAGATGGAGAATTCAAGCTTGAAAGTGGCTATTACGATAGAGATAAAATGATGGTAAAAGAAGAGCCAAATACTCTTTTTTTAGCTGATATTTCTTTTAAAAAAGAAAAATTGCAACTACCAAAAACATTAAGAACCTTCAAGCCTTTAGAAGAACCAAAAGATTTTAAAGAAGTTATAATGAGCGAAGATCATATGCAAATGAATGGCTTAATGAATAAAAATGAAGAAGAGTTAAAAATCGCACTAGCTTCTATGTTTTTAATCAATGGTAAAAGCTTTGATTTAAATGGTGTTGATTTACATTCTAAAGTAGGAGTGGTCGAAGATTGGATAGTGATTAATAAATCGCATATGGATCATCCTTTTCATATACATGGCACACAATTTGAGCTTATCTCATCAAAATTAAATGGTGAGGTTAAAAAAGCAGAATTTAGAGCCCTAAGAGATACTATTAATGTGCGTCCTAATGAAGAAGTAAGACTAAGAATGAAGCAAGATTTTATAGGTCATAGAATGTATCATTGTCATATTTTAGAACATGAAGATTTGGGTATGATGGGAAATTTAGAAGTGAAGGAATAA
- a CDS encoding transporter substrate-binding domain-containing protein has product MRNIFAILFMAFIFIGCSGDKSVKDKLRVATEGTYNPFSYHDESGKLVGYDVEVIAEAAKRAGFEIEFHETNWDAIFSGLNSNRFDMIANQISDADPKRAELYTLSDPYIVTSAAIAVRADDNSINSLNDIKGKNIAQSMGSNYYEMAIQNGANIVLVDGLAPAIKAVSQGRADATMNDKLAILNYIKTTGDKNIKVAFNTGDGTRSVFLFKKELTEQRDRINKALETMKKDGTLKQISEKYFGMDVSE; this is encoded by the coding sequence ATGAGAAATATCTTTGCTATTTTATTTATGGCTTTTATCTTTATTGGTTGTTCTGGAGATAAGAGCGTAAAGGATAAATTAAGAGTCGCTACAGAAGGCACATATAATCCATTTTCATATCACGATGAAAGCGGTAAATTGGTAGGTTATGATGTTGAAGTAATAGCTGAAGCAGCCAAAAGAGCTGGATTTGAGATCGAATTTCATGAGACAAACTGGGATGCGATATTCTCAGGGTTAAACTCAAATCGCTTTGATATGATAGCTAATCAAATTAGCGATGCTGACCCAAAAAGAGCTGAGCTTTACACACTTAGCGATCCATATATAGTTACTTCAGCAGCTATAGCAGTAAGGGCTGATGATAATAGCATAAACTCGCTAAATGATATAAAAGGCAAAAATATCGCCCAATCAATGGGAAGTAACTACTATGAGATGGCTATCCAAAATGGTGCAAATATCGTCTTAGTTGATGGCTTAGCCCCAGCCATTAAGGCTGTAAGTCAAGGTAGAGCAGACGCTACTATGAATGATAAACTAGCTATTTTAAACTATATTAAAACAACTGGAGATAAAAATATTAAGGTTGCATTTAATACAGGCGATGGCACTAGAAGTGTATTTTTATTTAAAAAAGAGCTAACAGAACAAAGAGATAGAATCAATAAAGCATTAGAAACTATGAAAAAAGATGGCACACTAAAGCAAATTTCAGAAAAATATTTTGGAATGGATGTTAGTGAGTAG
- a CDS encoding enoyl-ACP reductase: MNCYHDEFKGKTLVISGGTRGIGRAIVLEFAKCGSNIAFTYNSNEEMAKNQALELEKEFGIKARAYALNILEPETYKELFLEIDKDFDRIDFFISNAIISGRAVAGGYTKFMKLKPRGINNIFTATVNAFVVGSQEAAKRMQKVGGGSIISLSSTGNLVYIEHYSGHGTAKAAVEAMARYAATELGEHNIRVNVVSGGPIETDALRAFTNYEEVRDATAALSPLGRMGQPTDLAGACLFLCSSKASWVTGHTFIIDGGTTFK, from the coding sequence ATGAATTGTTATCATGATGAATTTAAAGGCAAAACATTAGTTATTAGTGGCGGTACAAGAGGGATTGGTAGGGCAATTGTGCTTGAATTTGCTAAATGCGGTTCAAATATCGCTTTTACCTATAATTCAAATGAAGAGATGGCTAAAAATCAAGCTTTGGAATTAGAGAAAGAATTTGGGATAAAAGCTAGAGCTTATGCTTTAAATATCCTTGAGCCCGAAACTTATAAAGAGCTATTTTTAGAGATTGATAAGGATTTTGATAGGATTGATTTTTTCATATCAAATGCGATTATTTCAGGGCGTGCTGTAGCTGGTGGATATACTAAATTTATGAAGCTCAAACCTCGTGGAATAAATAATATATTTACCGCTACGGTTAATGCCTTTGTAGTAGGCTCCCAAGAGGCGGCTAAAAGAATGCAAAAAGTAGGCGGTGGTAGCATAATCAGCCTAAGCTCAACTGGCAATCTAGTCTATATCGAACACTATAGCGGGCACGGCACAGCAAAAGCCGCAGTAGAAGCTATGGCAAGATACGCCGCAACTGAGCTTGGAGAGCATAATATTAGAGTTAATGTAGTAAGCGGAGGGCCGATAGAAACAGATGCACTAAGAGCCTTTACAAACTATGAAGAGGTAAGAGACGCTACGGCTGCACTAAGCCCACTTGGCCGTATGGGGCAGCCTACAGATTTAGCTGGGGCTTGTCTATTTTTATGTAGCTCAAAGGCTAGTTGGGTAACTGGACATACATTTATAATTGATGGTGGCACTACATTTAAATGA
- the dapA gene encoding 4-hydroxy-tetrahydrodipicolinate synthase has protein sequence MKKSIYGAMTALVTPFKNGKIDENCYEKLIKRQIKNGIDAVVPVGTTGESATLTHDEHRICIEIAVNACKGSNVKVLAGAGSNATHEAIGLAEFAQKCGADGILSVAPYYNKPTQEGLYQHYKAISKSVDIPILLYNVPSRTGCDILPETIIRLFNDCDNIYGVKEASGNIERCVDILAHEPKIYLLSGDDAINYPVLSNGGKGVISVTSNLLPDQISALTRYALQNEFLKAKEINDKLYNINKILFCESNPIPIKAAMYIAGLIDTLEYRLPLVAPSEQNFKKIELVMKTYDIKGF, from the coding sequence ATGAAAAAGAGTATTTATGGGGCAATGACGGCCTTAGTAACGCCTTTTAAAAATGGTAAAATAGATGAAAATTGCTATGAAAAACTCATTAAAAGACAGATTAAAAATGGCATTGACGCAGTTGTGCCTGTAGGAACTACTGGAGAGAGTGCTACTTTAACCCATGATGAGCATAGAATTTGTATCGAAATAGCCGTAAATGCGTGTAAAGGTAGCAATGTCAAGGTATTAGCCGGTGCAGGAAGTAACGCCACGCACGAAGCTATAGGTCTAGCTGAATTTGCCCAAAAATGCGGTGCTGATGGGATATTATCAGTAGCTCCATACTATAATAAACCAACTCAAGAAGGATTGTATCAACACTACAAAGCCATATCCAAATCAGTAGATATACCAATCTTGCTATATAATGTCCCATCTAGAACAGGATGCGATATATTGCCAGAGACAATTATAAGACTATTTAATGATTGCGATAATATTTATGGAGTTAAAGAGGCAAGTGGAAATATAGAAAGATGCGTTGATATACTAGCTCATGAGCCAAAAATATATCTATTAAGCGGCGATGATGCTATAAATTATCCAGTGCTTAGCAATGGCGGAAAAGGCGTAATATCTGTTACTTCAAATTTATTACCAGATCAAATATCTGCACTTACTAGATATGCATTACAAAATGAATTTTTAAAAGCAAAAGAGATTAATGATAAGCTATATAATATTAATAAAATTCTATTTTGCGAGTCAAATCCGATACCTATTAAAGCAGCTATGTATATTGCTGGACTAATAGACACATTAGAGTATAGACTTCCGCTGGTTGCCCCAAGCGAGCAAAACTTTAAAAAAATAGAATTAGTAATGAAAACTTATGATATAAAAGGATTTTAA
- a CDS encoding M16 family metallopeptidase, with protein MLPQFSKITLENGFEIYHTPLNLGSNVISIDLYYKVGSRNETMGKSGIAHMLEHLNFKSTDNKKAGEFDQIVKGFGGVNNASTGFDFTHYFIKCSSQNLDTSLELYADIMSNLSLREDEFLPERDVVLEERRWRTDNNPTGMLYFRLFNHAFIYHPYHWTPIGFINDIQNWTIDDIRNFWSIYYQPKNAFLMITGDIDQKSAFDLGKKHFEGIKNRCQIPALHCVEPEQNGEKSLVIRKQSDVEMIAIAYKIPPFNHKDQTALSAISEYLSSGKSSLFERVLIDELNLVNQIYAYPMDSIDENLFIIIAICNPGVKAKNVKKEILKLIKELKNSDIKADELTKIKNCLKSNFIYSLSSASKLASLYGSYIAKGDIEPLWQLSDMTNALTTQDIKDCANRYFNKDKSTTIILKGTK; from the coding sequence ATGCTACCACAATTTAGCAAAATTACCCTTGAGAATGGATTTGAGATATATCACACTCCACTAAATTTAGGCTCAAATGTTATTAGTATAGATCTATATTATAAGGTTGGTTCTAGAAACGAAACAATGGGTAAAAGCGGGATCGCACACATGCTAGAGCACCTAAATTTCAAAAGCACAGACAATAAAAAGGCTGGGGAATTTGACCAAATAGTAAAGGGTTTTGGCGGGGTAAATAATGCTAGCACTGGATTTGATTTTACCCACTATTTCATCAAATGCTCAAGCCAAAATCTTGATACTTCACTAGAGCTTTATGCTGATATTATGTCAAATTTAAGCCTTAGAGAAGATGAGTTTTTGCCTGAGCGTGATGTGGTTTTAGAAGAGCGTAGATGGCGAACGGATAATAATCCAACTGGAATGCTCTATTTTAGGCTATTTAATCACGCTTTTATCTATCATCCATATCACTGGACTCCAATTGGCTTTATAAATGATATACAAAATTGGACTATAGATGATATTCGTAATTTTTGGTCTATATACTACCAGCCTAAAAATGCTTTTTTGATGATTACTGGTGATATTGATCAAAAGAGTGCGTTTGATCTTGGTAAAAAGCACTTTGAAGGTATAAAAAACCGCTGTCAAATCCCTGCTTTACACTGCGTAGAACCAGAGCAAAATGGCGAAAAATCTCTAGTAATCCGCAAACAAAGCGATGTAGAAATGATAGCCATAGCCTACAAAATTCCACCATTTAATCATAAAGATCAAACCGCATTAAGCGCTATTAGCGAATATCTATCAAGCGGCAAAAGCTCACTTTTTGAAAGAGTCTTAATAGATGAATTAAATTTAGTAAATCAAATTTACGCTTATCCTATGGATAGCATTGATGAGAATTTATTTATTATAATTGCTATTTGTAATCCAGGCGTAAAAGCCAAAAATGTTAAAAAAGAGATTTTGAAACTAATAAAAGAGCTAAAAAATAGCGATATAAAAGCTGATGAGCTAACTAAGATAAAAAATTGCTTAAAAAGCAACTTTATCTACTCGCTAAGTAGTGCTAGTAAACTTGCAAGTCTATATGGAAGCTACATAGCAAAAGGCGATATAGAGCCACTTTGGCAGCTTTCAGATATGACAAATGCACTTACAACGCAAGATATTAAAGATTGCGCAAATAGATATTTTAATAAAGATAAATCAACTACAATTATATTAAAAGGAACCAAATGA
- the pgsA gene encoding CDP-diacylglycerol--glycerol-3-phosphate 3-phosphatidyltransferase → MNLPNSLAIFRILLAPLMFFLLLKIKNSSSYIDISWLNYFCALTFVVASITDFFDGYIARSWNQKTKLGAILDPLADKMLILAAFLGLMIIDRANAWAVYIILVREFFITGFRVVMASENIDVSASIAGKIKTIMQMVAIGFLSMQWWGGEILLWIAVAITLYSGYEYIHAYTKHIRKNQI, encoded by the coding sequence ATAAATTTACCAAATTCTCTAGCCATATTTCGCATACTTTTAGCGCCATTAATGTTCTTTTTGCTATTAAAAATCAAAAATAGCAGTAGTTATATAGACATTAGTTGGCTTAACTACTTCTGTGCTTTAACTTTTGTAGTAGCTAGTATTACTGATTTTTTTGATGGCTATATAGCTAGAAGCTGGAATCAAAAGACAAAGCTAGGTGCTATCTTGGATCCATTAGCTGATAAGATGCTGATTTTAGCAGCATTTTTGGGACTAATGATTATAGATAGAGCTAATGCTTGGGCTGTGTATATCATACTTGTTAGGGAGTTTTTTATCACTGGATTTAGGGTTGTTATGGCTAGTGAAAATATCGATGTGAGTGCCTCCATAGCTGGTAAGATTAAGACTATTATGCAAATGGTCGCTATAGGATTTTTATCTATGCAGTGGTGGGGTGGCGAGATTTTATTATGGATTGCTGTAGCCATCACGCTATATTCAGGCTATGAGTATATACACGCATATACAAAACATATAAGAAAAAATCAAATTTAA
- a CDS encoding ABC transporter ATP-binding protein: MDGIAEVFRRFKSYYKEYIPQFIIAIIGMIMASVGTAVSAWLVKPVLDYIFIQKDENLLYLLPYAIIGIYFIKSLGIYLQVYFTAYIGQDMVRRFRHNQLANILTLDMSFFHKYRSGELMSRIMSDIERIRSIVSNLIPELVREFVTIIGLLCVVIYQSPTLALFSLIVLPAALYPLSRLAKKMRKISRTSQETSGDITSVLSQIFANIEIIKASNAQGKELEKFDTQNDKIFKLNLKSVKVNTLVSPMMETLGSIGIAITIIIGGQQVINGEITVGSFFSFLTALFMLYTPIKRLTSIYNQMQDAIVASQRTFELLDMSPNIVDGKLNFPNKVNSITIQDLKFSYGDKVALNGINLKVYKGQMIALVGSSGGGKSTLINLLMRFYDPDLGTILINENDISEFKLKGLRENIGLVTQRVYIFNDTIAANVAYGAPLDDNKVINALKMANAYDFVQKLDSGIHTMLSEYGANLSGGQRQRIAIARALYHNPQILIFDEATSALDNESEQEITKAIENLGQEKIVIVIAHRLSTIKNADKIAVISSGKIVGFGTDKELESQCQIYQRLKLGAIH, translated from the coding sequence ATGGACGGAATAGCAGAGGTTTTTAGGCGATTTAAATCATATTATAAGGAGTATATACCACAATTTATCATAGCTATTATCGGAATGATTATGGCTAGTGTGGGGACTGCGGTATCAGCTTGGCTTGTTAAGCCTGTGCTAGATTATATCTTTATCCAAAAAGATGAAAATTTACTATATTTGCTTCCATATGCGATTATTGGGATATACTTTATAAAGAGCCTTGGGATCTACTTACAAGTATATTTCACAGCCTATATCGGACAAGATATGGTAAGACGCTTTAGACACAATCAACTAGCAAATATATTAACTCTTGATATGAGCTTTTTCCATAAATATAGAAGCGGAGAGCTTATGAGTAGGATTATGAGCGATATAGAGAGAATTCGCTCTATAGTATCAAATTTAATCCCAGAGCTAGTGCGTGAGTTTGTAACTATTATTGGCTTACTTTGTGTGGTGATTTATCAAAGCCCTACCCTAGCGCTATTTTCTCTAATAGTCTTGCCAGCAGCACTCTATCCACTCTCAAGACTGGCTAAAAAGATGAGAAAGATAAGCCGAACTTCACAAGAAACCTCAGGCGATATAACCTCTGTTTTAAGTCAGATATTTGCTAATATTGAGATAATAAAAGCTAGTAACGCACAAGGTAAGGAGCTAGAGAAATTTGACACTCAAAACGATAAAATCTTTAAATTAAATTTAAAATCCGTCAAGGTAAATACCCTAGTAAGTCCGATGATGGAGACGCTAGGCTCTATTGGCATTGCCATTACTATTATAATAGGCGGCCAACAAGTTATAAATGGAGAGATCACAGTTGGAAGCTTTTTTAGCTTTCTTACAGCACTATTTATGCTATATACGCCAATTAAAAGGCTAACTTCTATATACAATCAAATGCAAGATGCTATAGTGGCTAGTCAAAGGACATTTGAGCTACTTGATATGAGCCCAAATATAGTTGATGGCAAGCTTAACTTCCCAAATAAAGTAAATTCAATCACAATCCAAGATTTAAAATTTAGCTATGGAGATAAGGTAGCATTAAATGGCATCAACCTTAAAGTATATAAAGGTCAAATGATAGCCCTAGTAGGAAGTAGCGGTGGTGGTAAAAGCACACTTATAAATCTCTTAATGAGATTTTATGATCCAGACTTAGGAACAATACTAATAAATGAAAATGATATAAGTGAATTTAAACTTAAAGGCTTAAGAGAAAATATAGGCCTAGTAACTCAAAGAGTATATATATTTAATGATACAATCGCTGCTAATGTCGCTTATGGAGCGCCTTTAGATGATAATAAGGTTATAAATGCACTTAAGATGGCAAACGCATATGATTTTGTCCAAAAGCTAGATAGTGGCATACATACAATGCTTAGTGAGTATGGGGCTAATCTAAGTGGCGGTCAAAGACAGAGAATTGCTATCGCAAGGGCTTTATACCATAATCCTCAAATTTTAATTTTTGATGAGGCAACAAGCGCATTAGATAATGAAAGCGAACAAGAGATAACCAAAGCCATAGAGAACTTAGGTCAAGAAAAGATAGTAATAGTAATAGCCCATAGACTATCAACCATCAAAAATGCTGATAAAATAGCGGTTATTAGCTCTGGTAAAATAGTAGGATTTGGCACAGATAAAGAGTTAGAAAGCCAGTGTCAAATATACCAAAGGCTAAAACTAGGAGCAATCCACTAG
- a CDS encoding amino acid ABC transporter ATP-binding protein, whose product MLQIKDINKKIGSHTILSNISLNIKEGEIIAIIGPSGSGKTTLLRSLNYLETPDSGILEFSDGSLKIDFKTHINKQEILNLRRKMGMVFQSYNLFAHLNATQNITQGLISVQKMSKDKATNIALNLLEKFGLKDKANAYPSSLSGGQQQRVAIARAVALKPDILLLDEPTSALDKELVSEVLSTLKMLANEHQTMILVTHELKFAKDIADKIIFLENGKIVTIQPPKEFFEAQNNPRIIKFIGDLH is encoded by the coding sequence ATGCTACAAATAAAAGATATAAATAAAAAAATTGGCTCTCACACAATCTTATCAAATATCAGTTTGAATATCAAAGAGGGTGAGATAATAGCAATTATAGGGCCAAGTGGGAGTGGTAAAACAACCCTTCTTCGCTCACTCAACTATCTTGAAACTCCAGATAGTGGAATTTTAGAATTTAGTGATGGAAGTTTAAAAATCGATTTTAAAACCCATATAAATAAGCAAGAGATCTTAAATTTAAGGCGAAAAATGGGTATGGTCTTTCAATCTTATAATCTTTTTGCCCATCTAAACGCTACACAAAATATCACTCAAGGGTTAATTAGCGTCCAAAAAATGTCAAAAGATAAAGCTACTAATATCGCTTTGAATTTGCTAGAAAAATTTGGCTTAAAAGATAAGGCTAATGCCTACCCAAGCTCACTTAGCGGCGGCCAACAACAAAGGGTGGCAATAGCTAGAGCCGTAGCACTTAAGCCTGATATTTTACTACTTGATGAGCCTACAAGCGCACTTGATAAAGAGCTAGTAAGCGAAGTCTTATCCACTCTTAAAATGCTAGCTAATGAGCATCAAACGATGATTTTGGTTACACATGAGCTTAAATTTGCTAAAGATATTGCTGATAAGATTATATTTTTAGAAAATGGTAAAATAGTAACAATACAGCCACCAAAAGAGTTTTTTGAAGCACAAAATAATCCAAGAATTATCAAATTTATAGGCGATTTACACTAA
- a CDS encoding amino acid ABC transporter permease — MSSYIDAFIPMIKGAILYTIPLSIISFIFGIAIGAIVALIRINHSKNPISNLAKIACQFYVSIIRGTPLLVQLFIIFYGLPNIGVTLNPFISAIIAFSLSIGAYSSETIRASILAVPKGQWEAGWSIGLTNSDTFIKIIAPQAFKIALPTLSNTFIALIKDTSLASVVLVAELFRQAQTIASQNYEFLRVYSQAALIYWVICIGLGYIQTRLEAKFSKHL, encoded by the coding sequence GTGAGTAGCTATATTGATGCTTTTATACCTATGATTAAAGGGGCGATACTATATACTATCCCCCTTAGCATTATATCTTTTATTTTTGGCATAGCCATAGGTGCTATTGTCGCACTTATCCGCATCAATCATAGTAAAAATCCAATATCAAATTTAGCTAAAATCGCTTGTCAATTTTATGTATCCATAATAAGGGGAACTCCACTTCTTGTGCAGCTTTTTATCATATTTTATGGTTTGCCAAATATCGGAGTAACGCTAAATCCATTTATTAGTGCTATAATTGCTTTTAGCCTTAGCATTGGAGCATATAGTAGCGAGACGATTAGGGCTAGTATTTTAGCAGTGCCAAAGGGACAGTGGGAGGCTGGCTGGAGCATTGGACTAACAAATAGCGATACATTTATAAAAATCATAGCTCCACAAGCTTTTAAAATAGCCTTGCCAACTCTATCTAATACCTTTATAGCACTTATTAAGGATACTTCACTAGCATCTGTTGTTTTGGTAGCTGAGCTATTCCGTCAAGCCCAAACTATAGCCTCACAAAATTACGAATTCCTAAGAGTGTATTCACAAGCTGCCCTTATATACTGGGTTATTTGTATAGGTCTAGGCTATATCCAAACTCGCCTTGAAGCTAAATTTAGTAAGCATTTATAA
- a CDS encoding quinone-dependent dihydroorotate dehydrogenase, protein MDYGDIKKILFKLNPENAHKIAELAMRVSVKIPFVSDYLADNFCFIDTKLSQNIFGLNFLNPIGLAGGFDKNATMILPLSTMGFGFLEYGTLTPKPQIGNPKPRLFRLIEEKSIQNAMGFNNDGLDKIKARATKLYPFSIPLIANIGKNKITPNEMAIKDYEILVKGLDSCCDAFVINISSPNTPNLRDLQSESFISELSTTLNGLTKKPLILKIAPDMSIDSAISLCLTAANSGFKGLIINNTSVDYSLTPNAKDFGGLSGQLIKNKSKELFKEVAKELFGKAILISCGGIDSANETYERIKMGANLIQIYTSFIYEGPSICKNINNQILNLALSEGYESISQAVGVDIRR, encoded by the coding sequence ATGGATTATGGCGATATTAAAAAAATTTTATTTAAACTAAACCCAGAAAATGCCCACAAAATAGCTGAATTAGCTATGCGTGTATCTGTAAAAATTCCATTTGTGAGCGACTATTTGGCGGATAATTTTTGCTTTATTGATACTAAATTATCGCAAAATATTTTTGGATTAAATTTCTTAAATCCTATTGGTCTTGCTGGTGGATTTGATAAGAATGCAACTATGATATTACCGCTATCTACGATGGGATTTGGATTTTTAGAGTATGGGACTTTGACTCCAAAACCGCAAATTGGCAACCCAAAGCCAAGACTATTTCGATTAATAGAAGAAAAAAGCATTCAAAACGCTATGGGATTTAATAATGATGGGCTAGATAAGATTAAAGCTAGAGCCACGAAATTATACCCTTTTAGCATTCCATTAATTGCCAATATAGGTAAAAACAAGATCACCCCAAATGAAATGGCTATTAAGGATTATGAGATTTTAGTTAAAGGGCTTGATAGTTGCTGCGATGCCTTTGTAATCAATATAAGCTCGCCAAATACCCCAAATTTAAGAGATTTACAAAGCGAATCTTTCATAAGTGAATTATCTACTACTTTAAACGGCTTAACCAAAAAGCCATTAATCTTAAAAATCGCCCCAGATATGAGCATAGACTCAGCTATATCGCTTTGTTTAACTGCTGCAAATTCTGGATTTAAAGGGCTTATAATCAACAATACAAGCGTAGATTACTCGCTTACTCCTAATGCTAAGGATTTTGGCGGTTTAAGCGGACAACTTATAAAAAATAAGAGTAAAGAGCTATTTAAAGAGGTTGCCAAAGAGCTTTTTGGCAAAGCGATTTTAATTAGCTGCGGTGGGATTGATAGCGCTAATGAGACTTATGAACGCATTAAAATGGGTGCGAATTTAATCCAAATTTACACAAGCTTCATCTATGAAGGCCCTAGTATATGTAAAAATATAAACAATCAAATATTAAATTTAGCCCTAAGCGAAGGATATGAGAGTATTTCCCAAGCAGTTGGCGTAGATATAAGGAGATAA